The genomic window CGGGCAGGTCCTCGAGAGTGATCTCGGGACCCGACGCCAGCGCGACCGCCTGCTCGATCGCGTGCTCGAGCTCGCGGACGTTGCCGGGCCAGGCGTACGCGAGAAGGGTCCGATATGCGTCGGGGGCGATGGGCTTCGGGTCCCGCCGCAGGCGCGCGGCGATCGTCGCGAGCAGGCGCTCGATCAGGAGCGGGATGTCCTCGGGGCGCTCGCGCAGCGACGGGAGAGCGATCGCAACGACGTTCAGGCGATAGAAGAGGTCCTCGCGGAAGGTCCCGTTCTTCACCTTCACGTCGAGATCC from Candidatus Eisenbacteria bacterium includes these protein-coding regions:
- a CDS encoding helix-turn-helix domain-containing protein, translating into DLDVKVKNGTFREDLFYRLNVVAIALPSLRERPEDIPLLIERLLATIAARLRRDPKPIAPDAYRTLLAYAWPGNVRELEHAIEQAVALASGPEITLEDLPAAVQGDGIPAASSADPPGAPRAFKDAKQAVVDRFEREFLGAALARHQGNISKAADEVGMYRQQLQAKLAELGLDADRYRRREGG